The proteins below are encoded in one region of Acetobacteroides hydrogenigenes:
- a CDS encoding CDP-alcohol phosphatidyltransferase family protein: protein MNQSGLIKNIPNSFTSFNLISGCIAIGLAFHGMLSYAGYFILIAAVFDFFDGMVARALKVHSEIGKELDSLADVVSFGVAPCFILLQLMASSLMPNDVFLGFFETFSSNEIPPLTKIFVYRNVVGFGFWTYFFLAVPLLVAVFSAIRLAKFNVDTRQTTSFIGLPTPANAIFIMSLGFISENAANPGIQGIILHPMTLLFVSVISAYLLVCEMPMFALKFKNFSLRDNALKYGFIAASILLLAFFRLYALPMVILLYIGVSFGVWIIALLKSDGLKY from the coding sequence ATGAACCAATCGGGTTTGATTAAGAATATACCAAATAGCTTTACGTCGTTTAATCTTATCTCGGGATGTATCGCAATTGGACTTGCATTTCATGGAATGCTTTCGTACGCTGGCTACTTTATACTGATTGCGGCAGTTTTTGATTTCTTTGATGGGATGGTGGCCCGAGCGCTGAAGGTTCATTCGGAAATTGGGAAAGAGCTCGATTCGCTAGCTGATGTGGTGAGCTTTGGTGTTGCTCCATGCTTTATACTGCTGCAGCTTATGGCTAGCTCGTTGATGCCAAATGATGTTTTCCTCGGTTTCTTCGAAACGTTCTCTAGCAACGAAATACCTCCGCTTACCAAGATATTTGTTTACCGCAACGTTGTTGGCTTTGGTTTCTGGACCTACTTCTTCCTTGCAGTACCGTTGCTTGTTGCGGTTTTCTCGGCAATTCGTTTGGCTAAGTTCAATGTTGATACCCGTCAGACTACCTCGTTTATTGGCTTGCCTACTCCGGCCAATGCAATCTTCATAATGTCGCTAGGCTTTATATCCGAAAATGCAGCCAATCCAGGTATTCAGGGCATCATACTTCATCCGATGACATTATTGTTTGTGTCGGTTATCTCGGCCTATCTTTTGGTTTGCGAAATGCCCATGTTTGCACTAAAGTTTAAGAACTTTTCCCTTAGGGATAATGCCCTTAAGTATGGTTTTATCGCGGCCTCAATTCTGCTGTTGGCTTTCTTTAGGCTATATGCGCTACCAATGGTAATCCTTCTTTACATTGGCGTATCGTTTGGGGTATGGATTATTGCCCTTCTGAAATCTGATGGGCTAAAGTACTAG